A segment of the Streptomyces sp. P9-A2 genome:
GACCAGGTACAGGACGAAGCCGTCGTCGGTGGCGACCCGCAGAATCAGCAGCAGTGCGGCGCAGGTGGTGGCGAGCAGCAGGACGAGGCCGAACAGGGTCAGCCGGGAGGCCCACCGGACGGCCTGCGGTTTGACCCTCCTCCCGGCCACCAGCCGGTGCAGCGAGACGGGGCCGATGAGCGCACCGGTGGCGCAGGCGCCGAGGACGACCGTCACGATGTAGATCGTCTGGTCGGTGCCGGACAGTTCCTCGTACTTGGGCGTGAACACGACGGTCAGCAGGAAGCCGAAGAGGATCTGGACGCCCGTCTGGGCGACGCGGACCTCCTGGATGAGCTCCTGCCACATCCGGTCCGCCCGCTCCTCCGCGGTTTCGTCGCGGCCTCTGCGCCCGCTCTTGTCCTGCTGCGTGTGCGACACGGTGCGCCTCCTGGGCGGGGAGAAACGGCCTCGGCCCGCCTCTCCCCTCGGGTGCCCACCGTCCGGGGCTCCTACCGCCTCACGGCCGCGCCCGGGCGGCTTCCACCGGGTCCGTGACCGGGCAGGCGCCCGCCCGGTCCTTCACCGCCGGGCTGCCGCCCGCTGTGTCACCAGCGGTCCTCCACCTGGTTCTTGATCCGCCGCTCGTACAACTCGTCGATCGCGGTGAGTGTCTGCTCGGACAGCTCCGGGAGCCGGGCGGCGTGCGCGTTGGCGCGGGCCTGCTCGGGCGACCGGGCGCCGGGGATGACGGTGGTGACACCGGGCTGTCGGACGATCCAGCGCAGGGCCAGCTGGGCCGGGGTGTATCCCTCGGGGGCGAACGCGGCGAACTCCGCGGCGGCCTCGACGCCGGTCGTGTAGTCGACCCCGGAGAAGGTCTCGCCCTGGTCGAAGGACTCGCCGTGCCGGTTGAAGGTGCGGTGGTCGTTCTCGGGGAAGACGGTGTCCTTGGTGTACCTGCCGGACAGCAGGCCCGAGGCGAGCGGGACACGGGCGATGATGCCGACGCCCGCCGCGCGGGCCGCCGGGAGCACCTCGCGCAGCGGCTTCATGCGGAACGGATTGAGGATGATCTGCACGCTCGCCACGTTCGGCCGGGCGATCGCGGCCAGCGCCTCCGCGCAGGTCTCCACACTGACCCCGTACGCGGCGATCCGCTCCTCCGCGACCAGGGTGTCGAGGGCGTCGAAGACCTCGTCGGTGGAGTACACGGAGGTCGGCGGGCAGTGCAACTGCACCAGGTCGACGCGGTCGACACCGAGATTGCGGCGCGAGCGGTCGTTCCACGCGCGGAAGTTGTCCAGCACGTAGTTCTCCGGGATCTGTTCGACCCGGCGGCCCATCTTGGTGGCGACCAGTACGTGCAGATCGGGCCGTCCGCTCAGGAACGACGCGATGGTCTGCTCGCTGCGCCCGTCCCCGTACACATCGGCGGTGTCGAAGAAGGTGACCCCGGACTCGGCGGCGGCCTCCAGGACCGTGAGGGCCTGCTTGTCGTCGACGTCCCCCCAGTCCGCTCCGAGTTGCCAGGTGCCGAGACCGATCACGGAGGCGTGCTGACCCGACCTGTCGAATGTGCGCTCGTCCATGGCGTCAGTCTGTCATCCGTCGCGGGCGGGCGTGCGAGCTGCCGCTCCGGACACTGGCCTGCCCGGGGCGGGCGTCTACGCAGGACTCCGGCCGTGGCGAGGATGCTGTTGCGCACCGCGGCCCGCGGGACCGGTCCCGGCCGTGCTCAGGCGCTCTCGGCCGTGCGGCACTCGGGGTGGCCCCAGCCGCTGTCGTTCTTGGAGATGGGCTCGCCCGCCGCGTAGGACCGGCCGCAGAGGCAGCGGCCCGGGAACTTCGCCTTGATCGTGCGGTTCGAGGAGCCGCCGCGCGGACGGGACGCCGTCTTCGCCCCGGTGGACCTGCGCTTGGCGGTACCGGCGGGCGGAGTGTCCGGGGAGGGCGGCGGCTCGGGCGAGCCCGCGTCGCTGCCCGCGTCCTGCTGGACGACGGCCGCCTGACTGGCGGCGCGGTCGGCGAAGTCGTTGAGACGGTCTCCGTCGACCTGGTGGGCGGGGACGTAGCGGAACTCGACCGAGCGGCCCTGCAGAAGTCCGTCGATGCCGACGACGAGTTCCTGGTTGGCGACCGGTTTGCCGGCCGCCGTCCGCCAGCCGTTGCGCTTCCAGCCGGGCAGCCAGGTGGTGACCGCCTTCATCGCGTACTGCGAGTCCATCCGGACCTCGAGCGGCACGTCGGGGTCGGTCGCCGCCAACAGCCGCTCCAGAGCGGTGAGTTCGGCGACGTTGTTGGTGGCTCTGCCGAGCGCGCCCGCCTGCCAGCGGACCGGGGTCTCGGAGGCGTCGGCGATCACCCAGGCCCAGGCGGCGGGTCCGGGGTTGCCCTTGGAAGCCCCGTCGCACGCGGCCACAACACGTTCACGCATGCGCCCGATCATGCCATGGCCGGGCAGGGCGCCAGGCCACTCGGTGCGCCTGCCCTGGATCACCCCGGGGAGCGGCTCCCCGGGGTGATCCAGGGTGTCGGCGCGGTCCGCACGTTCAGGTCACTCGTTCGGCACGTCGGTGGCGCCGGGCATCTCGCCCTTCATGGTCGTGACGTCGATCACCGAGAAGTTCGCGCCCTGTGGGTCGCTCAGGGCGGCGAACCGGCCGAAGGGAGTGGTGATCGGCCCGAAGTGCAGGGTGCCGCCCCGCTCGGTGGCCCTGGTCGCCGCCTCGTCGCAGTGCTCGACGGCGAAATAGACGTTCATGTACGACGGCACCTCGGGCGGGAAGTCCTCCGTCATACCCATCCGGCCGAGCACGGTCTCCCGGCCGAGTTCGTAGAGCCGGAAGTCGATCGCCTCGTCCTCGAGCTGCCTCGACCTGTAGGAGAAGACGGCGGGGAAGAACACGTCGGTCTTCTCCGGCTTCCGGGTGCAGATCTCCGCCCAGCAGTACGCGCCGGGGACGCCGGTCGCCCCGAAGCCCTCGTGGGTGCCGGCCTGCCAGAGGCCGAAGACGGTGCCGCCGGGTTCGCGGGCCAGGCACATCGTTCCGAAGTCGCCGACCCGCATCGGCTCCATCAGCACCTCGCCGCCGTTGTCCCGGACGCGGACGGCGGTGGCGGCGGCATCCCGGACCGCGAGATAGAGGCACCACTGCGACGGGCCCTCCTGGCCGGGCATGGGCGGGACGACGGCCGCCACCGCCTTGCCGTCGGCGTAGGCCTGCGTGTAGTTGCCGAGCTCCGGCGACGACCCGCCGAAGGTCCAGCCGAGGACGTCTCCGTAGAAACTCTTGGCACCGTCGACGTCATTGAACATCGCGTCGGCCCAGCAGGGGGTCCCCTCGGGTTGTACGGCCATGACGGCGTGCCCTCTCCGGAGAGTGGTCGGTCCTCCCTATCACGCTAATCACCCGGACCGGCACCCGCGCGCCGAGCCACCCGAGCCGCGGTGAACAACTTGTCCTGAACATGCCTTACCCTCCGGGCCGGGCTGTGCTTGCCTGGGGTGCCGTTCTGGCCGGGCGGGGTGGGAGTCTCACGTATGCGTAAGCCGTGGATCGCGGGAGTGGTGCTGGCCTTCGTGCTGCTCGGTGCGTGCGGCGACCCGTCGTCCGATCCGTCCGCCGGGCCGCCGGCCGCCGCCCCCGAGGCGTCGGCCACCACGCACCAGCGGCCCGTGGCCTCCCCCGGCACGGATCCCTCCGGGAAGGCCTCCCTCGAGGCCCCCTCCCCCGGTGCCACGTCGTCGTCCGGCGCCGGATCCGGGAAGTCGCCCACCGTGCTGTACCTCGGCGACTCGCTCGCGATGGAGAACCAGGAGGTCCTTGGGCGGGAACTGCGCAAAGAGCTGCGCGCGCGGTACACCGGCGCGCCCTACTCGGGCACCACCCTGTGCGACTACCTGGAGGGCTCGGCCGAACAGTCCCTGGTCCCGGCGGCGGACAAGGCGGCGGCGCTGGTGCGCTCGCTGCGGCCGGACTACGTGGTGCTGCAGTTCTGGGGAAATGCCTGGGGCTACACCCCCTGCATGGACGGGATCACCTACGACGCCGCCCGTGAGCGGTACCTCGAGCGGTACGCGGCCGACGCGCGGCGCCTCACCGAGCAGATCGCCGCGGCCGGCGCGGCCCGACCGCCGCGCATCGTCTGGGTACTGCAGGGCCCGGACCCGATCACCCCCGACCGGGTCCGCCGGGTGAACACGCTCTACGAGGAGCGGGCCGCCGCCTCGGGCGACCTCCTGGCCGACGCGGGCAAGGCGGTGAGTCCGGCGGGGGCACGCTACACCTGGGCGCAGTACCTGCCCTGCGACGCCTACGAGAGCACCCATCCCGAGTACTGCACCCAGCGGGACCGTGACCGGACAGCCCTGCACCGGGACGACGACTATCTGCATTTCTGTCTGGCGCCCACGACGTCGACGCCCAAGCCCTGCCCGGTCCGCTCGCCCGGCATTCTGCGCATGGCGCGGGAGATCACCCGGGTGGTCGGGGAACACGCCCGCTCGCGCTGACGGGACCGGGTGTCGCGGCACCCGCAGGACGCGACGAGAGCTCGGGCGGTGGGGCGGGCGTCCCACCGCCCGCCCCACCGTGCACCGTTGGTCACTCGCCCGCGTAGGCCTTCTCCAGGGCGGCGATGTCGAGCCTGCCCATCGACAGCATGGCCTTCATGGCCCGGTCCGCCTTCTCCTGGTCCGGGTCGCTGATCAGCTCGGTCAGCCGCACCGGGTTGACCTGCCAGGACACGCCGAACCGGTCCTTGAGCCAGCCGCAGGGGCCGTGCTCGCCGCCGCCCTCGATGAGCTTGTCCCAGTAGTGGTCGACCTCCGCCTGGTCGGCGCAGTCGAGCTGGAAGGAGACCGCCTCGCTGAACTTGAACTCGGGTCCGCCGTTCAGCGCGACGAACTTCTGTCCGTTGGCCGTGAACTCCACCGTGAGGACGGAGCCCGTCGTGCCGTACCCGGACTCGGTGTACCGGAGGATCCGGCCGATGCTCGAGTTCTTGAACACGGACACGTAGAAGTTCGCGGCCTCTTCGGCCCGGCCGTCGAACCAGAGACACGTGGTGAATCCGTCGGTGGTCATGAATACCTCCTGAGGCGTGGAACACGGTCATCCGTATCGACCGGTCCGGGCTCCGGAACTCATCGCCCGGCGGCGGAGCAACCACGGGAACGCGGGCCCCGGGGCCGGGAGGGGCCTCTGCCCGTGGCGAATCTGCCACGGGCAGAGAAATCCCCGCGGGTCCCCGCGGCCGGTCGAGAGTGGAGGCACGCGGTCGCACCGGCCGCGTACCGACGGACTGCACAGGCACACCCACGCACGACCGGACAGCCACACACCGACACCCACGGGAGCACCGATGTCTCCACTCAGTACCGGACTCACCACCGGAGCCGGCACCGGACCCATCACCGGATGCGTATCCGGACGCGCATCCGGCCTCGCTGCCGGGTTCGGCGCCGGCCGGCCGCCGGCCCCGCTGCCCCGGGCCGAGGAGGGCGACACCCCTTTGACCCGGTTCGACGACCATCTGGCCGCCCAGCTCCTCGCCCAGCGGATCGTCCTGCTCGGGACGCAGGTCGACGAGGTTTCCGCCAATCGGGTGTGCGCACAGCTGCTGATCCTGTCCGCGGAGGACCCGCGCACCGACATCAGCCTGTACGTCAACAGTCCCGGCGGGTCCGTGCACGCCGGCCTGGCGATCTACGACACGATGCGGCTGATCCCCAACGACGTCTCGACGCTCGCCATGGGGTTCGCCGCCAGCATGGGCCAGTTCCTGCTGAGCGTGGGCGCACCGGGCAAGAGGTTCGCCCTGCCCAACGCGCGGATCATGATGCATCAGCCGTCCGCCGGGATCGGCGGCACCACCGCCGACATCGAGATCCAGGCGGAGAACCTGGAGTTCACCAAGCGGACGATCGAGCGGATCACCGCCGAGCACACCGGCCGGTCGGCGGAGACCGTCTCCCGGGACGGCGACCGCGACCGCTGGTTCACGGCCGAGGAGGCCAGGGAGTACGGAATGGTGGACCGGGTGGTGGAGTCGCTCGACGACGTCCGCCCGGCCGCGACGCGACGCAGGACGGGGCTGTGACCATGGGGGCGTACACGATTCCGAACGTCGTCGAGCGCACCCCGCGGGGCGAGCGGTCCTACGACGTGTTCAGCCGGCTGCTGTCCGAGCGGATCATCTTCCTCGGTACCGAGATCGACGACGGGGTCGCCAACGTCGTCATCGCACAGCTTCTCCATCTGGAGTCGTCGGCCCCGGAGAACGAGATCGCGGTCTACATCAACTCCCCGGGCGGCTCGTACACCTCGCTCATGGCGATCTACGACACGATGGCGTTCGTGCAGGCGCCGATCTCGACGTACTGCGTCGGGCAGGCCGCGTCCACGGCTGCCGTGCTCCTGGCCGGCGGGGACGCGGGGCGCCGGTTCGTGCTGGAGCACGCGCGTGTGCTCCTCGGGCAGCCGGCCACGGGCGGGCAGCGGGGCACTGTCTCCGATCTGTCGCTCCGGGCCAAGGAGATGCTGCGGATCCGTGCCCAGGTGGAGGAGGTCCTGTCCCGGCACACGCACCACGACGTGGCGACACTGCGGGCGGACATGGACCGCGACAAGGTGTTCACCGCTCAGGAGGCCGTGGCGTACGGGCTGGCCGACGAGGTGCTGAGCCGGCGCCTCGTGGGTGTGTAACGACCTCACCCGCGACCACGCCGGAGGCGAAGCCGCAGGGCGTCGGGAGCCCGCTCGCTATCGCGGGTGAGGTCGTAAGGGCGTGCAGAGAAACAACTTGTGGGTTTCTGGACTTGATGTCGCAGGTCAGCGCGCCGCCCACCCGCATGTTGTTCTCCGGCAGACCCTAAGCCGGCTCCGGCACGGGCGCGGCCCGGGTCAGGCGGCCAGGCACAGTCCGTCGTACGAGGCGCGGGCCGTGCTCCGGCTCGCGGGAGCCCGCCGGCCGTCGATGCGGACGAGTTCTCCCTGGGCCCGCGACAGCAGGTCGCCCAGGTCCAGGCCCAGGGCCCGGGCGGCGGCCGCGAGGACCTCCGAGGAGGCCTCCTTGCGGCCCCGCTCCACCTCCGACAGATACGGCATCGAGATCCGGGCCGTGTCGGCGACGTCCTTCAGCGTCCGCTCCTGGGCGAGCCGCTCCCGGCGCAGCACGTCGCCGACCAGGTCGCGCCAGAGCGGCTCCTTGGGAGTGGGAGCGGCGGGAGCCGGTGGGGCGGCGGCATGGCGCGCGGGCGCGGGCCGCAGGGGGATGACACCGGTCTCGAGGGGCGCTTGGTTTCTCACCCCTCCAGCGTAGGAATCCTCGCCCCGAGGGGAAGGGAGTGGCGTTCCGCTCTGAGTGAAGGAGGCGATACCACGCGTCACCGTGAAGATTCTTGAAAGCCGGGTGGAGTGTTCGGAATAGAGCTGGGTAGTCGCAACCCCGAAGGACCAAGGCACATGTCCATCGGACTTTCGTGGGGAGAGGTAATGGAGACCGCCGTGATCCGGTCGCAGGCGCAGGTCATCGACAGAAACACCGAGGCCGAGGCCGGGACGGGTGACGGAAGCCTGCCTGGGGTCGTCAACCCCCGGGCCGTCGCTCCGCGTGATGCCAAGGAGCTGTCCCGTCAGTTCTTCCGTCGCCTGGCGGAACTGGAGGAGGGCACGCACGAGTACCAGTACGCGCGCAACACCCTGATCGAGATGAACATGTCGCTGGTGCGGTTCGCGGCCGGACGGTTCCGCGGCCGTGGCGACGACATGGAGGACATCGTCCAGACCGGCATGATCGGTCTGATCAAGGCGATCGACCGGTTCGAGCTGTCGCGCGAGGTCGAGTTCACCTCCTTCGCGCTGCCGTACATCGTCGGTGAGATCAAGCGTTTCTTCCGTGACACCACCTGGGCGGTCCATGTGCCGCGCCGGCTCCAGGAGCTGCGGGTGGAACTGGCCAAGGCCCGTGAGGAGCTCGCCAGCAGGCTGGACCGCGAGCCCACGGTCGCCGAGCTCGCCACCCTGATGAACATCACCGAGGAGCAGGTCAACGAGGGCCGGCTGGCCGCGAACGGCTACAACTCGTCGTCACTGGACGCCGCCCTCACCGGTGACGGCCCCGAGAACGGTGAGTCCGTCCTGGCCGACTTCATCGGTATGGAGGAGGAGGGACTGCGGCTCGTCGAGGACTTCCACGCACTCGCCCCGCTCATGGCC
Coding sequences within it:
- a CDS encoding aldo/keto reductase, which translates into the protein MDERTFDRSGQHASVIGLGTWQLGADWGDVDDKQALTVLEAAAESGVTFFDTADVYGDGRSEQTIASFLSGRPDLHVLVATKMGRRVEQIPENYVLDNFRAWNDRSRRNLGVDRVDLVQLHCPPTSVYSTDEVFDALDTLVAEERIAAYGVSVETCAEALAAIARPNVASVQIILNPFRMKPLREVLPAARAAGVGIIARVPLASGLLSGRYTKDTVFPENDHRTFNRHGESFDQGETFSGVDYTTGVEAAAEFAAFAPEGYTPAQLALRWIVRQPGVTTVIPGARSPEQARANAHAARLPELSEQTLTAIDELYERRIKNQVEDRW
- a CDS encoding SGNH/GDSL hydrolase family protein, with product MRKPWIAGVVLAFVLLGACGDPSSDPSAGPPAAAPEASATTHQRPVASPGTDPSGKASLEAPSPGATSSSGAGSGKSPTVLYLGDSLAMENQEVLGRELRKELRARYTGAPYSGTTLCDYLEGSAEQSLVPAADKAAALVRSLRPDYVVLQFWGNAWGYTPCMDGITYDAARERYLERYAADARRLTEQIAAAGAARPPRIVWVLQGPDPITPDRVRRVNTLYEERAAASGDLLADAGKAVSPAGARYTWAQYLPCDAYESTHPEYCTQRDRDRTALHRDDDYLHFCLAPTTSTPKPCPVRSPGILRMAREITRVVGEHARSR
- a CDS encoding ribonuclease H family protein, with translation MIGRMRERVVAACDGASKGNPGPAAWAWVIADASETPVRWQAGALGRATNNVAELTALERLLAATDPDVPLEVRMDSQYAMKAVTTWLPGWKRNGWRTAAGKPVANQELVVGIDGLLQGRSVEFRYVPAHQVDGDRLNDFADRAASQAAVVQQDAGSDAGSPEPPPSPDTPPAGTAKRRSTGAKTASRPRGGSSNRTIKAKFPGRCLCGRSYAAGEPISKNDSGWGHPECRTAESA
- a CDS encoding VOC family protein; translated protein: MAVQPEGTPCWADAMFNDVDGAKSFYGDVLGWTFGGSSPELGNYTQAYADGKAVAAVVPPMPGQEGPSQWCLYLAVRDAAATAVRVRDNGGEVLMEPMRVGDFGTMCLAREPGGTVFGLWQAGTHEGFGATGVPGAYCWAEICTRKPEKTDVFFPAVFSYRSRQLEDEAIDFRLYELGRETVLGRMGMTEDFPPEVPSYMNVYFAVEHCDEAATRATERGGTLHFGPITTPFGRFAALSDPQGANFSVIDVTTMKGEMPGATDVPNE
- a CDS encoding VOC family protein, with translation MTTDGFTTCLWFDGRAEEAANFYVSVFKNSSIGRILRYTESGYGTTGSVLTVEFTANGQKFVALNGGPEFKFSEAVSFQLDCADQAEVDHYWDKLIEGGGEHGPCGWLKDRFGVSWQVNPVRLTELISDPDQEKADRAMKAMLSMGRLDIAALEKAYAGE
- a CDS encoding ClpP family protease, which gives rise to MGAYTIPNVVERTPRGERSYDVFSRLLSERIIFLGTEIDDGVANVVIAQLLHLESSAPENEIAVYINSPGGSYTSLMAIYDTMAFVQAPISTYCVGQAASTAAVLLAGGDAGRRFVLEHARVLLGQPATGGQRGTVSDLSLRAKEMLRIRAQVEEVLSRHTHHDVATLRADMDRDKVFTAQEAVAYGLADEVLSRRLVGV
- a CDS encoding ATP-dependent Clp protease proteolytic subunit is translated as MSPLSTGLTTGAGTGPITGCVSGRASGLAAGFGAGRPPAPLPRAEEGDTPLTRFDDHLAAQLLAQRIVLLGTQVDEVSANRVCAQLLILSAEDPRTDISLYVNSPGGSVHAGLAIYDTMRLIPNDVSTLAMGFAASMGQFLLSVGAPGKRFALPNARIMMHQPSAGIGGTTADIEIQAENLEFTKRTIERITAEHTGRSAETVSRDGDRDRWFTAEEAREYGMVDRVVESLDDVRPAATRRRTGL
- a CDS encoding RNA polymerase sigma factor SigF — translated: METAVIRSQAQVIDRNTEAEAGTGDGSLPGVVNPRAVAPRDAKELSRQFFRRLAELEEGTHEYQYARNTLIEMNMSLVRFAAGRFRGRGDDMEDIVQTGMIGLIKAIDRFELSREVEFTSFALPYIVGEIKRFFRDTTWAVHVPRRLQELRVELAKAREELASRLDREPTVAELATLMNITEEQVNEGRLAANGYNSSSLDAALTGDGPENGESVLADFIGMEEEGLRLVEDFHALAPLMAELSDRDREIIRMRFVEEATQAEIGERLGCSQMHVSRLIKRIIGRLREGMLGELGCA
- a CDS encoding DUF6328 family protein, which encodes MSHTQQDKSGRRGRDETAEERADRMWQELIQEVRVAQTGVQILFGFLLTVVFTPKYEELSGTDQTIYIVTVVLGACATGALIGPVSLHRLVAGRRVKPQAVRWASRLTLFGLVLLLATTCAALLLILRVATDDGFVLYLVAGVVAWYLLCWFVLPMWTRYRHTAP
- a CDS encoding helix-turn-helix transcriptional regulator: MRNQAPLETGVIPLRPAPARHAAAPPAPAAPTPKEPLWRDLVGDVLRRERLAQERTLKDVADTARISMPYLSEVERGRKEASSEVLAAAARALGLDLGDLLSRAQGELVRIDGRRAPASRSTARASYDGLCLAA